A genomic region of Nitrospinota bacterium contains the following coding sequences:
- a CDS encoding methyltransferase domain-containing protein → MSEAQWKEFSDNHFKKWSPLPLSDDNFFKDKVCLDAGCGSGRAVRSLLLAGAKKVCGVDMGVGCVRNTTGRNKDFADRIEIKHASVLEIPYPDATFDFVHCDGVLHHTTNPEQGFKELVRVLKPGGDIVMAVYGRGGLMNFAIYASRIFKDIIPMGLTFKILKALSDNPVTWYAVLDCMYVPIRENYYAWEIKKWFEQAGLSDITRMDSTWGPYAYGPWMKGEGYVKFLAKKPLE, encoded by the coding sequence ATGAGCGAGGCTCAATGGAAAGAGTTTTCAGACAATCATTTCAAGAAGTGGTCCCCTTTGCCTCTTTCCGACGATAACTTTTTTAAAGACAAGGTATGCCTGGACGCGGGTTGCGGAAGCGGCCGGGCCGTGCGAAGCCTGCTGTTAGCCGGGGCCAAAAAAGTTTGCGGCGTGGACATGGGCGTCGGATGCGTGCGCAATACCACCGGGCGGAACAAGGATTTCGCGGATCGCATCGAGATTAAGCACGCTTCGGTGCTGGAGATTCCATACCCGGACGCCACTTTCGATTTCGTGCATTGTGACGGGGTGCTTCACCACACCACGAATCCGGAACAAGGGTTTAAGGAGCTTGTCCGGGTGTTAAAACCCGGTGGCGACATCGTAATGGCCGTTTACGGGCGTGGCGGGCTGATGAACTTCGCCATTTACGCCTCGCGGATATTTAAAGACATCATCCCCATGGGGCTCACGTTCAAGATCCTCAAGGCGCTCAGCGACAATCCGGTAACCTGGTACGCCGTTCTTGATTGCATGTATGTTCCCATCCGCGAGAACTATTACGCCTGGGAAATAAAAAAGTGGTTCGAGCAGGCCGGGCTTTCGGACATCACGCGGATGGATTCCACCTGGGGCCCTTACGCTTACGGGCCGTGGATGAAAGGCGAGGGTTACGTCAAGTTCCTCGCCAAAAAACCGCTTGAATAG
- a CDS encoding nucleotide sugar dehydrogenase, with translation MFTDLLSKIRNGQAPIAVIGLGYVGLPLAVAFAKKFRVIGFDNNPRRLERLMAGHDDTGEVESARLTSGNITFTGDPSKLKEARFIAVTVPTPVDGDKRPDLSPLISASASIGRHIAPGTVVVYESTVYPGVTEDVCVPVIEKESGLERGVDFKVGYSPERINPGDKEHTIERVTKVVSGEDATTLDIVAGVYGDVITAGVHKAQSVKVAEAAKVIENIQRDINIALANELSMIFNLMGIRTKDVLAAAGTKWNFIKYSPGLVGGHCIGVDPYYLTTKAEQLGYHPQMILSGRRINDGMGKYVAEQAVKRLIKSGKQILGAKVGILGLTFKENVPDLRNSRVPDIYREFVEFGLDVKVHDPVCDPKMAHEEYGIHLCGQEGLKGLDMVVLAVPHKEFLSAGPAWIKGMFSDGKGVMVDVKSVMEKCDFTPGADYWSL, from the coding sequence ATGTTCACCGATTTGCTTTCCAAGATCAGGAACGGCCAGGCCCCCATTGCCGTCATCGGCCTGGGTTACGTTGGGTTGCCGCTGGCCGTGGCTTTTGCGAAGAAGTTCAGGGTCATCGGGTTCGACAATAACCCGCGTCGGCTGGAACGGCTTATGGCCGGCCATGACGACACCGGCGAGGTGGAATCGGCCCGGCTTACCAGCGGGAATATTACTTTCACCGGCGACCCCTCAAAACTCAAAGAGGCCCGGTTCATCGCTGTCACCGTCCCCACGCCGGTGGATGGAGACAAAAGGCCGGACTTGAGCCCGTTGATATCCGCCAGCGCCTCCATAGGCCGCCATATAGCGCCGGGAACGGTGGTGGTGTACGAATCCACGGTCTATCCCGGTGTCACCGAAGATGTTTGCGTGCCGGTTATCGAAAAAGAATCGGGGCTGGAACGGGGGGTGGATTTCAAGGTGGGTTACTCCCCGGAACGCATCAACCCCGGCGACAAGGAACACACCATCGAGCGGGTCACCAAGGTTGTGTCCGGCGAAGACGCCACAACTCTGGACATCGTGGCAGGGGTGTATGGCGACGTGATAACCGCCGGGGTGCATAAAGCGCAGTCCGTGAAAGTCGCCGAGGCGGCCAAGGTTATAGAAAACATCCAGCGCGACATAAACATAGCCCTGGCCAACGAGCTTTCGATGATTTTCAACCTGATGGGTATCAGGACAAAGGACGTCCTGGCGGCGGCGGGCACCAAGTGGAACTTCATTAAATACTCGCCGGGGCTGGTGGGCGGCCATTGCATCGGGGTGGATCCGTATTACCTCACCACCAAGGCCGAGCAATTGGGCTACCATCCGCAGATGATACTGTCGGGCCGCCGCATCAACGACGGCATGGGCAAGTACGTGGCGGAACAGGCAGTGAAACGGCTGATAAAATCCGGCAAGCAGATATTGGGCGCCAAGGTGGGCATTTTGGGGCTTACCTTCAAGGAAAACGTGCCGGACCTGCGCAACAGCCGTGTGCCGGACATTTACAGGGAATTCGTGGAGTTCGGGCTGGACGTGAAAGTCCACGACCCGGTTTGCGACCCCAAAATGGCCCACGAGGAATACGGTATCCACCTCTGCGGCCAGGAAGGCTTAAAGGGGCTGGACATGGTGGTGCTGGCCGTGCCGCACAAGGAGTTTCTGTCCGCCGGGCCCGCATGGATAAAGGGCATGTTCAGCGACGGCAAAGGCGTTATGGTGGACGTAAAATCGGTGATGGAGAAATGCGATTTTACGCCCGGGGCGGATTACTGGTCTCTTTAA
- the asnB gene encoding asparagine synthase (glutamine-hydrolyzing): protein MCGIAGIIGGRFSQEERQLRVERMKTSMAHRGPDGEGIFADQGGLPAVLGHRRLAIIDPEHGAQPMTTPDGRFTVVFNGAIYNYLELRRELTQRGRHIQTYSDTEVLLHSYAEWGADCVHRLNGMFAFAVWDSMEGKLFLARDRLGIKPLYYFHDGHSFTFGSEIKAVLASGLVEARMNRKALSDYLTFQFFLEGKTLFENIRELAPGCSLTVKAGGSVEISAKQYWDLQYEIEDGRDETYFADKLMSLIEDAVRLQLRSDVPLGAHLSGGMDSSLVVCVAASMLNGGAFHTFTGAFAEGKQFDETEYAKVAAEHAGVQYHEIFISGGLFPETLPKLMYYMDQPQAGPGLYPQYFVSKLAAEHVKVVLGGQGADELFIGYTRYLVAYLEKCLAGAIYETADNQKYAVSLESMVPNLPALRNYAPMLRGFFRDGLFEDSDKRYFKLISRDDGMRNLLAEEAVDADYSPFESYRKIFNRPGLHSLVNQMTYFDVKASLPALLHVEDRTSMSVSLESRVPLMDHRIAELMASIPPNIKFKGGRMKSIFKQAARNKMPGKILDRKDKMGFPVPLNHWIKSGSAEFVRDVLLSERTRSRGLFNVPRIEEAVTSQGEFGRVVWGLLCLELWCRIFIDWERPA, encoded by the coding sequence ATGTGCGGAATAGCCGGAATAATCGGGGGCCGTTTCAGCCAGGAGGAACGCCAGCTCCGCGTGGAGCGTATGAAAACCTCCATGGCCCATCGCGGGCCCGATGGCGAGGGTATCTTCGCCGACCAGGGCGGCCTGCCCGCGGTTCTAGGCCATAGGCGGCTGGCCATTATAGACCCGGAGCATGGCGCCCAGCCCATGACCACGCCGGACGGCAGGTTCACCGTGGTGTTCAACGGCGCCATATATAACTACCTGGAGCTGAGGAGAGAGCTTACCCAGCGCGGCCGCCACATCCAGACATATTCAGACACCGAAGTCCTGCTCCACAGTTACGCTGAATGGGGCGCGGATTGCGTGCACAGGCTCAACGGCATGTTCGCTTTCGCCGTGTGGGACAGCATGGAAGGAAAACTTTTCCTGGCGCGGGACAGGCTGGGAATAAAACCGCTCTATTATTTCCACGACGGGCACTCCTTCACCTTCGGCTCCGAAATAAAGGCCGTCCTGGCCTCCGGCCTTGTAGAGGCTCGGATGAACCGCAAAGCCCTTTCCGACTACCTGACGTTCCAGTTCTTCCTGGAGGGCAAAACCCTTTTTGAGAACATCCGTGAGCTTGCGCCTGGATGCTCTTTAACAGTTAAGGCGGGCGGCTCCGTGGAGATTTCAGCGAAACAGTACTGGGACCTGCAATATGAAATAGAAGACGGGCGCGACGAAACGTATTTCGCGGACAAACTTATGTCGCTCATAGAAGACGCCGTGCGCCTGCAACTCCGCTCCGATGTGCCGCTGGGCGCGCACCTGTCCGGCGGGATGGACTCGTCGCTGGTGGTGTGCGTGGCCGCCTCCATGCTGAACGGCGGCGCGTTCCACACATTCACCGGCGCTTTCGCGGAGGGAAAGCAGTTCGATGAAACAGAATACGCCAAGGTCGCGGCGGAACACGCCGGGGTGCAATATCACGAGATTTTCATCTCCGGCGGGCTGTTCCCCGAAACCCTGCCCAAATTGATGTATTACATGGACCAGCCCCAGGCCGGGCCGGGCCTATACCCCCAATATTTCGTGAGCAAGCTGGCGGCGGAGCATGTGAAGGTGGTGCTGGGCGGGCAAGGGGCCGACGAGCTTTTCATAGGCTACACCCGCTACCTGGTGGCGTATCTGGAAAAATGCCTCGCGGGCGCCATATACGAAACGGCGGACAATCAAAAATACGCCGTCTCGCTGGAATCCATGGTACCAAACCTGCCCGCGTTGCGGAACTACGCCCCCATGTTGCGCGGCTTTTTCCGGGACGGGCTGTTCGAGGATTCGGACAAACGCTATTTCAAGCTGATAAGCCGGGACGACGGCATGCGCAACCTGCTGGCCGAAGAGGCGGTGGACGCGGATTATTCCCCCTTCGAGTCGTACAGGAAAATATTCAACCGCCCGGGGCTCCATTCCCTTGTGAACCAGATGACCTACTTTGACGTGAAAGCCTCCCTCCCGGCGCTACTGCACGTGGAGGACAGGACCAGCATGTCGGTGTCGCTGGAGTCCCGCGTGCCGCTGATGGACCACAGGATTGCCGAGCTTATGGCCTCCATACCGCCCAACATAAAGTTCAAGGGCGGGCGGATGAAAAGCATATTCAAACAGGCGGCGCGCAACAAGATGCCCGGAAAGATACTGGACCGCAAAGACAAAATGGGGTTCCCCGTTCCTCTCAACCATTGGATAAAGTCCGGTAGCGCCGAGTTCGTGCGGGACGTCCTTCTTTCGGAGAGGACCCGGAGCCGGGGGCTGTTCAACGTGCCCCGCATCGAGGAGGCTGTTACCAGCCAGGGCGAGTTCGGCCGGGTGGTTTGGGGCCTGCTGTGCCTGGAGCTGTGGTGCCGGATATTTATAGACTGGGAGCGGCCAGCATGA